The DNA region GTGCTGTTGCTGGGGCTGTTGCAGGCCGCGCCCTCGTGGGCCCAGGCCGGTACCAATGTCCTGCTGGGCATCACGGTCGAGGGCAATCTCGCCACCGATGAGAACCTGATCCGGATCAACAGTGGCCTGGTCAATGGCCAGTCACTCACGGGCGAGGACATCCAGCACGCGATTCGCCAACTCTGGAGCCTGGAGCGCTTTTCCAATGTGGAAATCCAGATCGCGCGCGAGCTGCCCGAAGGTCTGTATCTGCTGATCCAGGTCGAAGAGAAACCCCTGCTGGCCGGCATCGAGATCCTGGGCAACAAGAAGCTCAAGAAGCTCAAGCTCAGTGATACACTCAAGGACGTGGTCACCACGGGCAAACCCATCGGCGAGGCCGAGGTCTTCCGGGTCCGCAAGACCCTGCTGGATCTGTACCAGGGCGAAGGCTATGAACAGGCCGAGGTCGAGGCCACCCTGCGCGACGTGCAGGACTCGCGCGGCACCCTGTATGTGGTCATTTCCGAAGGGCGCCGCACACGAATCCGGGAAGTGGTGTTCCACGGCAACCAGGCCTTCAGCGAGCGGCGCCTGGCCCGCCAGATGAAGAAGACCCGCACCAAGGGCTTTCTGCGCAAGGGCGAATTCGATCCGGCGGCCTTCGAGGAAGACCAGAAGAATCTGGTGGATTTCCTGCGCAAGCAGGGGTACCGCGACGCCCGTGTCGAGCGCGACAGCGTGAGCTTCAATGACGACGGCAAGGCGCTGCGTGTGGACGTGTGGGTCTACGAAGGCCGCCAGTACACCTTCGGCGACGTCAGCTTCACGGGCAACACGGTCTATCCCGGCGAGTTCCTGGGCAACCAGCTGCTCTTCAAGCCGGGCGACACCTACAACGAGCAGAAGTACCAGCGCAGCCTGGAGAGCCTCCAGGATCTGTACTACAACCGTGGTTACATCCAGGTGCGTGTCGACCCCATCGAGGAGCCCCGCGGCGAGTCGGTGGTCGACATCCGTTTCCAGATCACCGAGAACAACATCTTCTCGGTGCGCCGGGTGGAATTCGCGGGCAACGACAAGACCAAGGAAAAGGTGCTGCGCCGCGAGATGAGCCTGCACCCGGGCGACACCTTCGACGTGGGGCGGCTGCGCCGCAGCCTGCGGGACATCACGATCCTGAACTACTTCGACAAGGTGGAACCCAACGTGGACATCGCGGGCAGCGACCAGGTCGACCTGACCGTGTCCGTGAGCGAGAAGACCACCGACCAGATCTCGATGTCGGCCGGGTACAGCGAGCGCGACAAGCTGGTGGGCTCCCTGGGCTTCACCCTCAACAACCTGATGGGCAATGGCCAGAAGCTGACCCTGGACTGGCAGTTCGCCAAGAGCTATCGCAGCATCCGGATGGACTTCGAGGAACCCTGGCTCTTCGACCGTCCCGTGCTGGCGGGCATCAGCCTGTACGACACCTACAACAACCGCACCACGTCCGACGGCTTCAACCGCCGGATCCGTGGCGGCAGCCTGAGTCTGGGCAAGCGTCTGAACTGGCCGGACAACTACTTCCAGGCCCGCAGCACCTACGCTCTGGAAGAGGTGGTGTACACCGACTTCATCGAGAGCGAGCGGGAAAGCCTGATCGAGCGCGGCTTCAAGGAAGACGATCCCGAACTGTCCTCGACCATGGCCCTGGTGCTGCAGCGCGACAGCCGCGACCACCCGGAATTTCCCACCACGGGCTCGACCCTGCGTCTGCAGTCCAAGTTCGGCGGTGGGTATCTGGGCGGCAGTTACGACTTCCAGAAGTACACCATGTCCATGCGCAGCTACAGTCCCTTCTTCGGCAAGTTCGTGTTCTACAATTCCATGGAGACCGGCGTGGTGGACGGGCTGTCCGCCAACGACGAGATTCCCTGGTACGAACGCTTCTTCATGGGCGGCACGGCGCTGTCGGTGGGCACCAGCCTGCGCGGTTACAACGAGCGCGACGTGGGCACCGGGGACGACGGCGGCCGCACCATGGTCAAGCTTGGCAGCGAAGTGCGCGTGCAGCTGATCCCCAGTCCCACGGTCTACGGGCTGGTCTTCGGCGAAGCGGGCAACGTCTGGAAGAACGTGAGCTCGGCCAGCCTCAACGATCTGGCGCGCAGCGCCGGCATCGGCATGCGGCTGCACATGCCCCTCGTGGGCCTGATCGGTCTGGATTATGCCTACGGCTTCGACCGCCTCAACGGGTCCACCGGGTTGCGCGAAGGTCAGTGGGAATTTCACTTCCAGTTCGGACGCGAGTTCTAGGACGCCCGGCGTCCCCGAAAGCGTGACCCGACTGGGCACACACAGTCAACGGAGTACCCCGTGAAATCTGCAATCAGCCTGCTCTGCATTCTTCTGCTCAGTTCACTGAGCCTGGCCAAGGACATGAAGATCGGTGTGGTGGACAGCCGCCTGATCATGGCCGAATACCAGGATTACCGCAACAACCTGCGCATCCTCCAGGAGGAGAAGCAGGACTGGGACCGCCAGCTCAACACACGCGAGCAGGAGATCCAGGCGGAAGTGGACGACTTCATGCGTCAGGAAAACGCGATGACCCCGGCCAAGCAGAAGGAAGTGCGCGACCGCATCGACGGCAAGATCAAGCAGCTCGAAGACCTGCGGAAGTCCTTCTACGACGAGGAGACCGGCAAGGTGGCCAAGCGCAACCGCGAACTGCTTGAGCCCCTGATCGAGAATGTGAACACCGCGATCCAGAGCGTGGCCGAGGAGCTGGGCTACGACCTGATCCTGGACAACGCCATGGCCGTTGTCGTGTTCGCCTCGGAGAGCAGCATCGATCACGAGCTGTCCGCCAAGGTGCTCAACAAGCTTCAGGGCGTGAAGTAACATGGCGGCTTTCCGGCTGGCGGATCTGGCCCGCGAGCTGGGCGCGCGCGTGGTGGGTGATCCGGACCTGGTGCTGAACGGCCCCGCGCCCCTCGATCGCGCCGGCCCCGGGGACCTCAGTTTCCTGGCAAATCCGCTCTATCGCAACCTGGCGGCGTCCTCCCTTGCCGGGGCGGTCCTGCTGCGGCCCGCGGATCACGCCGCACTCGAGAATCCCGAATCGCGCAGCTGGCTGTTGCACGACAACCCATACGAAGCCTTTGCACGCGCACTGGAGCTGTTCTTTCCTCCGCGCACCGAATGGCCGGCCACGATTCATCCCAGCGCGGTCATTGCCGAGGACGCTGTCCTTGGCGAAGGCTGTCATGTGGGGCCGCATGTGGTCATCGAGGCGGGGGCGAGCATCGGTCGCGCCAGCGTGCTGCTGGCCGGTTGCGTGATCCACGAACAGGTCCGGATCGGTGATCACTGTCTGTTGCACGCGGGCAGCCAGGTGCGTGAACGCTGCGTGCTGGGCGATCGGGTCGTGCTGCAGAACGGGGCCGTGATCGGCAGCGAAGGCTTCGGATATGCACCCGGGGCCGACGGCGTGATTCGCAAGATTCCCCAGACCGGCATCGTGATCCTGGCCGACGACGTGGAAATCGGCGCCAATGCGTGTGTCGATCGCGCCACCATGGGCGCCACCGAGATCGGCGCGGGCTGCAAGATCGACAACCTGGTGCAGGTCGCGCACAATGTGCTGATCGGCGCGGGCACCATGGTGGCCGCACTGACCGGCATTGCGGGCAGCGCACGTCTGGGAGCCCGCTGCGTGATCGGCGGGCATTCGGCCATTTCGGGCCATCTGAAGATTGGCGATGGAGTGATGCTCGGCGGTTTTTCAGGCATCACGGCCTCCGCGCCCGACGGGGTTCGCCTGGCGGGATTTCCCGCCGTGTCCCACGAGAGTTTTCTGGCCCAGAGCGCGGCACTGCGCAAGCTGCCCGCCCTGCGCAAGACCATCAAGGATCTGGAAGAACGGCTGGCCCGGCTGGAAGCTGGCAGCGCCGGAGAGGATGAATGATCAAGAACCAGCGTTCCCTGGCCAATCCGGCCACCATGTCCGGCATCGGCCTGCACACCGGCGTGCCCGTGACCATGACCCTGCATCCCGCACCCGCCGACCATGGGTTGGTGTTCCTGGTGCCCGACGCGGAGGGCAAACCGGTCCGGATTCCCGCATTGGTGGACCATGTGGACGACCTGACCCGCAGCACCTGCCTGCGCTCCGGCAGTGCCACCGTGCACACCGTGGAGCACGTGCTGGCGGCCCTGGCCGGTCTGGGCATCGACAACTGCCTGATCGAGCTGGATGCTCTGGAAACGCCCATCGCCGATGGCTCGAGCCGTGAGTTCATTCGCCTGATCCGCGGGGCGGGCATCCAGGAGCTGGATGAGCCCCGGGTGTTCTTCGTGCCCGACCGCCCGATCTCTTTCCGCAACGATGCGGGTGTGGACATCGTGGTGCTGCCCTCCGACGAATTCCGCGTGACCTACATGGTCGACTATGCGGTGCCCGGCATGGGTACCCAGTACACCTCGATGTACGGCATGGAGGAGTTCGAGGAAGAGTATGCGGGAGCGCGCACGTTCTGCCTGCTCTCGGAACTGCTGGCCCTGCGCTCGGCGGGCCTGATCCAGGGCGGCACGCTGGACAGCGGGCTGGTGCTCGTCGATCGGCAGCTGGACGAGCCGGCCCTGGACGAACTCAAGTCCGAGTTCGGTCTGGCCGGTCGCCCGCTCGAGCCCCCGGTCAATGGGGTGCTGGACAACCGCGAATTGCGCTTCGTCAACGAGCCCGTGCGTCACAAGGTGCTTGATCTGATCGGGGATCTGTGTCTGCTGGGCCATCCGCTCAAGGCCCATGTCCTGGCCGCCCGCGGCGGACATGCGACCCATGTGGAACTGGTGCGCCTGCTCAAGAAGGACATGATGCGCCAGAGTCTGCAGCGCGAGTACCAGGACCAATTGCACGCCGATCGGGTCTTTGACATCGCGGCCATCGAGCGCATCATGCCCCACCGCTACCCCATGCTGCTGGTGGACCGGATCCTGGAACTCAAGCCCGGCGAATTCGTGCGCGGCATCAAGTGCGTCACACGCAACGAGCCCTTCTTCAACGGCCATTTCCCCGACCATCCGATCATGCCCGGCGTGCTGATCGTGGAAGCCATGGGACAGTGCGGCGGAGTGCTGATGCTGAACAGCTACGATCGGCCCGAGGAGAAGGTGGTCTACTTCAGCGGGCTCGACAACGTGAAATTCCGCAAGCCCGTGGTGCCCGGAGATGTGCTGATGCTGGAACTGACCATGCTCAAGCAGCGGCGGGGTTTCTGCTCGATGAAGGGCCGGGCCCTGGTCGACGGACAGCTGGTCTGCACGGCCGAGATGTCCGCAGTGGTCATGGACAAGAACTCGTGAGCGCGTCACCCCTGATTCATCCCACGGCCGTGATCCATCCCGAGGCCCGGCTGGGCGAGGGCGTGGTCGTCGAGGCCTACGCCATCATCGAAGAGGATACCGTGCTCGGCGATGGCTGCTGGATCGGCCCGCGGGCCCAGATCTCGGCCGGTGCCCGTCTGGGCCGCGAGGTCAAGGTCTTCCACTGCGCGAGCGTGAGTTGCGTGCCACAGGACCTCAAGTTCGGCGGCGAGCGCACCACGCTGGAAGTGGGCGACCGCACCGTGATCCGCGAGTTCGTGACCCTCTCCCGGGGCACCGAGGAAGCCGGTGTGACCCGTGTCGGCGCCGACTGCCTGCTGATGGCCTATGTGCATGTGGCCCACGACTGCCAGATCGGGGACCGGGTGATCCTGGCCAACATGGTGCAGGTGGCCGGCCACGTGAAACTGGGCTACCACGTGAGCGTGGGCGGCATGGTTCCCATTCACCAGTTCGTGCGCGTGGGCGATCACGCCTTCATCGCGGGCAATGTCAGCGTGACCAAGGACGTGCCGCCTTTCGTGCTGGCCAACGACACGCCCCTGCGGTTCTGCGGACTCAACTCGGTCGGACTGCGGCGACGCGGCTATGATGGCGATCGGCTGCTGGCCATCAAGCGCCACTATCGCCTGATCTACGGCAAGGGAAGCACCACTCCCAGTCAGGCGCTGAGCGAACTGGAAGAGCGGGCTCACACCGACGAAGACGCTCGCGTGATGGCCGACTTCATCCGCTCCTCGGAGCGTGGCATCATCCAGGGGTGAGAATGGCTGCAACCCCGGCAAGGCTGATCCTGGAACCGCACGGCGACGGCCTGCGACAGATGGCCGCCGACGCCTGGCTCTGCCGTTCGGGGCGTGATCCCCTGCATCTGCGCCTGTATCAGTGGACCCCCTGGACCCTCTCGCTGGGCCACAGCCAGGCCTGGGACCCCGCCCTGGCCGAACGCTGCCAGCGCGCCGGGGTGCCGGTCGTGCGCCGCGAAACGGGCGGACGGGCCGTCTACCATGCCGACGAACTGACCTATTGTGTCACGATTCCCGTGGATTCTCCCTTTCATACCAGCAGCCTGCCCGAGGCCTATGCGCGCATCAATCGCGCTCTGGCCCGCGGCCTGGAGCGCATTGGCGTACCCTGCGGGCAGGAAAGTCGCCGTGTGGACATGGCGGCCGCCTACAGACAGGAGCTGGGTGGCCTGTGCTTTGCGGCCACGGCCCGTTCCGAGGTGCTCTGGGACGGACGCAAGCTGGTGGGCAGCGCCCAGCGCCAGTTGCGACACGGCCTGCTGCAGCACGGCAGCCTGATGCTGGGCGACGCGCATTACGGCATCGCCGAGTTGTTCTTTGACGACGCCGAGCTGCGCGCGCGCTCGCGCGAGAAACTGGCCCGCTCCACCACCTGTCTGAGCGAGATTCTGGGGCAGGCGCCTGAGTTCCGGGTGCTTGCCGCGGCTCTGGCACAGGGATTCGAAGAAGAGTATCACGTGACCCTGACCGAACGCCCCTTCGATTCTGCCGAAGAGGACGCCCTGTTGGCCCTGCGCGACGAGTTTCTGCCCGAGGCACGCAACCTGCCAGCGTCACGATGAGTGTGCGAGGCAACAGCCCCACGGCCCGAGTGCTGCACGCTCTGGAACGGGTCGACGGAGGGGCGCACAGCGA from Candidatus Delongbacteria bacterium includes:
- the bamA gene encoding outer membrane protein assembly factor BamA is translated as MNTVVTRGVLSRGLFCLVLLLGLLQAAPSWAQAGTNVLLGITVEGNLATDENLIRINSGLVNGQSLTGEDIQHAIRQLWSLERFSNVEIQIARELPEGLYLLIQVEEKPLLAGIEILGNKKLKKLKLSDTLKDVVTTGKPIGEAEVFRVRKTLLDLYQGEGYEQAEVEATLRDVQDSRGTLYVVISEGRRTRIREVVFHGNQAFSERRLARQMKKTRTKGFLRKGEFDPAAFEEDQKNLVDFLRKQGYRDARVERDSVSFNDDGKALRVDVWVYEGRQYTFGDVSFTGNTVYPGEFLGNQLLFKPGDTYNEQKYQRSLESLQDLYYNRGYIQVRVDPIEEPRGESVVDIRFQITENNIFSVRRVEFAGNDKTKEKVLRREMSLHPGDTFDVGRLRRSLRDITILNYFDKVEPNVDIAGSDQVDLTVSVSEKTTDQISMSAGYSERDKLVGSLGFTLNNLMGNGQKLTLDWQFAKSYRSIRMDFEEPWLFDRPVLAGISLYDTYNNRTTSDGFNRRIRGGSLSLGKRLNWPDNYFQARSTYALEEVVYTDFIESERESLIERGFKEDDPELSSTMALVLQRDSRDHPEFPTTGSTLRLQSKFGGGYLGGSYDFQKYTMSMRSYSPFFGKFVFYNSMETGVVDGLSANDEIPWYERFFMGGTALSVGTSLRGYNERDVGTGDDGGRTMVKLGSEVRVQLIPSPTVYGLVFGEAGNVWKNVSSASLNDLARSAGIGMRLHMPLVGLIGLDYAYGFDRLNGSTGLREGQWEFHFQFGREF
- a CDS encoding OmpH family outer membrane protein; amino-acid sequence: MKSAISLLCILLLSSLSLAKDMKIGVVDSRLIMAEYQDYRNNLRILQEEKQDWDRQLNTREQEIQAEVDDFMRQENAMTPAKQKEVRDRIDGKIKQLEDLRKSFYDEETGKVAKRNRELLEPLIENVNTAIQSVAEELGYDLILDNAMAVVVFASESSIDHELSAKVLNKLQGVK
- the lpxD gene encoding UDP-3-O-(3-hydroxymyristoyl)glucosamine N-acyltransferase; translation: MAAFRLADLARELGARVVGDPDLVLNGPAPLDRAGPGDLSFLANPLYRNLAASSLAGAVLLRPADHAALENPESRSWLLHDNPYEAFARALELFFPPRTEWPATIHPSAVIAEDAVLGEGCHVGPHVVIEAGASIGRASVLLAGCVIHEQVRIGDHCLLHAGSQVRERCVLGDRVVLQNGAVIGSEGFGYAPGADGVIRKIPQTGIVILADDVEIGANACVDRATMGATEIGAGCKIDNLVQVAHNVLIGAGTMVAALTGIAGSARLGARCVIGGHSAISGHLKIGDGVMLGGFSGITASAPDGVRLAGFPAVSHESFLAQSAALRKLPALRKTIKDLEERLARLEAGSAGEDE
- a CDS encoding bifunctional UDP-3-O-[3-hydroxymyristoyl] N-acetylglucosamine deacetylase/3-hydroxyacyl-ACP dehydratase, encoding MIKNQRSLANPATMSGIGLHTGVPVTMTLHPAPADHGLVFLVPDAEGKPVRIPALVDHVDDLTRSTCLRSGSATVHTVEHVLAALAGLGIDNCLIELDALETPIADGSSREFIRLIRGAGIQELDEPRVFFVPDRPISFRNDAGVDIVVLPSDEFRVTYMVDYAVPGMGTQYTSMYGMEEFEEEYAGARTFCLLSELLALRSAGLIQGGTLDSGLVLVDRQLDEPALDELKSEFGLAGRPLEPPVNGVLDNRELRFVNEPVRHKVLDLIGDLCLLGHPLKAHVLAARGGHATHVELVRLLKKDMMRQSLQREYQDQLHADRVFDIAAIERIMPHRYPMLLVDRILELKPGEFVRGIKCVTRNEPFFNGHFPDHPIMPGVLIVEAMGQCGGVLMLNSYDRPEEKVVYFSGLDNVKFRKPVVPGDVLMLELTMLKQRRGFCSMKGRALVDGQLVCTAEMSAVVMDKNS
- the lpxA gene encoding acyl-ACP--UDP-N-acetylglucosamine O-acyltransferase; amino-acid sequence: MIHPTAVIHPEARLGEGVVVEAYAIIEEDTVLGDGCWIGPRAQISAGARLGREVKVFHCASVSCVPQDLKFGGERTTLEVGDRTVIREFVTLSRGTEEAGVTRVGADCLLMAYVHVAHDCQIGDRVILANMVQVAGHVKLGYHVSVGGMVPIHQFVRVGDHAFIAGNVSVTKDVPPFVLANDTPLRFCGLNSVGLRRRGYDGDRLLAIKRHYRLIYGKGSTTPSQALSELEERAHTDEDARVMADFIRSSERGIIQG
- a CDS encoding lipoate--protein ligase family protein, producing the protein MAATPARLILEPHGDGLRQMAADAWLCRSGRDPLHLRLYQWTPWTLSLGHSQAWDPALAERCQRAGVPVVRRETGGRAVYHADELTYCVTIPVDSPFHTSSLPEAYARINRALARGLERIGVPCGQESRRVDMAAAYRQELGGLCFAATARSEVLWDGRKLVGSAQRQLRHGLLQHGSLMLGDAHYGIAELFFDDAELRARSREKLARSTTCLSEILGQAPEFRVLAAALAQGFEEEYHVTLTERPFDSAEEDALLALRDEFLPEARNLPASR